A window from Mycolicibacterium tokaiense encodes these proteins:
- the msrB gene encoding peptide-methionine (R)-S-oxide reductase MsrB: MTRTYNKDPQAVAALSPEQYHVTQQNGTERPFTGEYWDNHEPGIYVDVVSGEPLFASVDKFESGSGWPSFTRPIEAQNVIEKRDLSHFMIRTEVRSAGGDSHLGHLFPDGPKDQGGLRYCINSASLEFIHLDDLEARGYGQYISLFKEDAQ, encoded by the coding sequence ATGACACGCACGTACAACAAGGACCCGCAGGCCGTCGCGGCGCTGTCCCCCGAGCAGTACCACGTCACCCAGCAGAACGGCACCGAGCGGCCGTTCACCGGGGAGTACTGGGACAATCACGAGCCCGGGATCTACGTCGACGTGGTGAGCGGTGAGCCGCTGTTCGCGTCGGTCGACAAGTTCGAAAGCGGGAGCGGCTGGCCCAGTTTCACCCGTCCGATCGAGGCGCAGAACGTCATCGAGAAGCGCGACCTGAGCCACTTCATGATCCGCACCGAGGTGCGCTCCGCGGGCGGCGACAGCCACCTGGGCCATCTGTTCCCGGACGGCCCGAAGGACCAGGGCGGGTTGCGCTACTGCATCAACTCCGCTTCGCTCGAGTTCATCCACCTCGACGACCTCGAGGCCCGGGGCTACGGCCAGTACATCAGTCTGTTCAAGGAGGACGCGCAGTGA
- the msrA gene encoding peptide-methionine (S)-S-oxide reductase MsrA, whose protein sequence is MQDLIRKQPGVVSTRVGYTGGKNDHPTYRNHPGHAEAIEIVYDPAQTDFRALLEFFFQIHDPSTKDRQGNDVGSSYRSAIFYLDDEQKRVAEDTIADVDASGLWPGKVVTEVTPAGDFWEAEPEHQDYLLHYPNGYTCHFPRAGWKLPKRAPQNA, encoded by the coding sequence ATGCAGGATCTGATCCGCAAGCAGCCCGGGGTGGTGTCGACCCGCGTCGGGTACACCGGCGGGAAGAACGACCACCCGACCTACCGCAACCATCCGGGGCATGCCGAGGCGATCGAGATCGTCTACGACCCGGCGCAAACCGACTTCCGCGCGCTGCTGGAGTTCTTCTTCCAGATCCACGATCCGAGCACCAAGGACCGGCAGGGCAACGACGTGGGTTCGAGCTACCGGTCGGCGATCTTCTACCTCGACGACGAGCAGAAGCGCGTGGCCGAGGACACCATTGCCGATGTCGACGCCTCCGGCCTGTGGCCGGGCAAGGTGGTCACCGAGGTGACGCCGGCCGGTGACTTCTGGGAGGCCGAGCCGGAACATCAGGACTACCTGCTGCACTACCCCAACGGCTACACCTGCCATTTCCCGCGGGCCGGCTGGAAGCTGCCGAAGCGGGCTCCGCAGAACGCCTGA